One genomic region from Streptomyces sp. NBC_01304 encodes:
- a CDS encoding transposase, whose product MKWQVIALAGQEIRLLGAEGEGEVALAGHLFADPGFAVVGEQVPQAAPQWGLFETAPAAARDKALTWLRHIREVESGLPDGSGSTGTVRSQYAPERFTLAEREQAKAEELTALGYGRVSRTTVQRMRLAYRKQGLWGLVDHRTTRSHSRTGRTDERVVAAVREALGRQRGRSKGTVNALFPVAKRILAARHGAGTVPVPSQATLYRLVTALARPGEMPTSPVRATPSSYEGRAYYPTVALRPGEQVQIDTTRLDVFALFDDGTPARPELTIAVDVASRAILAAVLCPQATKAVDAALLLAEMAVPHPARPTWPDIWRMDRSPLLPHQRLRERDERLEGAAARPVVVPETIVVDRGKVFISRAFTAACETLGISVQPAPPHAPTAKGIVERTFGTINDLFCQHLPGYTGSDVTRRGPDAEGEACYSIAQLQDLLDEWLVAYHHRPHEGLRHPQLALSLEGMHGRPAQCRSVPARTQGGSQRGKVLGIRVISVHGAQKYHHPLTPVDGRGLCHPAPSPFQDQESATAPASTSTTPLAPSPPTENAHDPDARPRTHTGRPGDPHRPVRGREVHAGQHLAHLPGPLA is encoded by the coding sequence GTGAAGTGGCAGGTCATCGCGCTGGCCGGGCAGGAGATCCGCCTTCTGGGGGCGGAGGGCGAGGGGGAGGTCGCCCTTGCCGGGCATCTGTTCGCCGACCCCGGCTTCGCTGTCGTCGGGGAGCAGGTTCCGCAAGCGGCGCCGCAGTGGGGGCTGTTCGAGACCGCGCCGGCCGCGGCCCGGGACAAGGCGCTGACCTGGCTGCGGCACATCCGAGAGGTCGAATCCGGTCTTCCCGACGGGTCGGGCAGCACGGGGACGGTGCGGTCGCAGTACGCCCCCGAGCGGTTCACGCTGGCCGAGCGGGAGCAGGCCAAGGCCGAGGAGTTGACCGCGCTCGGCTATGGGCGGGTATCCAGGACGACGGTGCAGCGGATGCGGCTGGCCTACCGCAAGCAGGGGCTGTGGGGGCTGGTCGACCACCGCACCACTCGCAGCCACAGCCGCACCGGGCGGACCGACGAACGGGTTGTTGCCGCCGTACGCGAAGCGCTCGGCCGTCAGCGCGGCCGCTCCAAGGGCACGGTCAACGCGCTGTTCCCCGTGGCCAAGCGGATCCTGGCCGCCCGGCATGGTGCGGGCACGGTGCCGGTGCCGTCCCAGGCCACGCTGTACCGGCTCGTGACCGCTCTCGCCCGCCCCGGCGAGATGCCCACCAGTCCCGTACGGGCGACGCCCTCCAGCTATGAGGGGCGGGCCTACTACCCCACGGTGGCGCTGCGGCCGGGTGAGCAGGTCCAGATCGACACCACGCGCCTGGACGTGTTCGCTCTGTTCGACGACGGCACCCCGGCACGTCCTGAACTCACCATTGCGGTCGATGTTGCCTCGCGCGCGATCCTCGCTGCCGTGTTGTGTCCCCAGGCGACCAAGGCCGTGGATGCGGCGCTGCTGCTGGCGGAGATGGCCGTCCCGCACCCGGCCCGCCCCACCTGGCCCGATATCTGGCGCATGGACCGCTCGCCGCTGCTGCCCCACCAACGTCTGCGCGAGCGCGATGAGCGGCTGGAGGGGGCGGCCGCCCGGCCGGTCGTCGTCCCCGAGACGATCGTGGTCGACCGGGGGAAAGTCTTCATCTCCCGGGCGTTCACCGCCGCCTGCGAAACCCTCGGCATCAGCGTGCAGCCCGCCCCGCCCCACGCGCCCACCGCCAAGGGCATCGTCGAGCGGACCTTCGGCACGATCAACGATCTGTTCTGCCAGCACCTGCCCGGCTACACCGGCTCCGACGTGACCCGCCGCGGCCCGGACGCCGAAGGTGAAGCCTGCTACAGCATCGCCCAACTCCAAGACCTCCTCGATGAATGGCTCGTCGCCTACCACCACCGGCCCCACGAAGGGCTGCGCCACCCGCAGCTGGCACTCAGCCTCGAAGGCATGCACGGCAGACCAGCCCAGTGCAGGTCTGTGCCCGCCAGAACACAGGGCGGTTCGCAGCGCGGCAAGGTCCTCGGGATTCGCGTGATCAGCGTTCATGGCGCCCAGAAGTACCACCACCCACTGACACCAGTCGACGGGCGTGGCCTCTGCCACCCTGCCCCCTCCCCCTTTCAAGATCAGGAGTCAGCAACAGCGCCGGCCAGCACATCCACTACGCCACTCGCGCCCTCGCCCCCCACGGAGAACGCGCATGACCCCGATGCTCGACCTCGCACTCACACAGGACGCCCTGGTGATCCTCA
- a CDS encoding CPCC family cysteine-rich protein has translation MASEQPPTRPVDDTANGLVACPCCFQRTLEEQANFEICPECGWEDDGQDDADAHIVRGGPNGWLSLAQARLEYLEEVAEGRDESMTRGGEGLWLSEARRQSPDAADEGGL, from the coding sequence ATGGCCTCTGAACAACCGCCGACCAGACCCGTCGATGACACCGCGAACGGTCTCGTTGCGTGCCCGTGCTGCTTCCAGCGAACGCTGGAGGAACAGGCAAACTTCGAGATCTGCCCCGAGTGCGGCTGGGAGGACGACGGGCAGGACGATGCGGATGCTCACATCGTCCGGGGCGGGCCCAACGGCTGGCTGAGCTTGGCACAGGCCCGGTTGGAATATCTGGAGGAAGTAGCCGAGGGACGCGACGAGTCCATGACCCGCGGCGGTGAGGGGCTGTGGTTGTCAGAAGCACGGCGCCAGAGTCCGGACGCAGCTGATGAGGGCGGCCTCTGA
- a CDS encoding TnsA-like heteromeric transposase endonuclease subunit, with the protein MAVAFEDLPPVSAFPVIPGRRWGPGLWWSATTGRHVASGSNAMRTQLMVLDRDPRVVGMAGRPVRLLWRNGRGQVRSWVPQLFARYADGRGLLADCPSHAEAGGERAWKAAVAVSAACADIGWAYRRLEPLDEVLAANLKWLAGYRHSRNRGREGLAEAVRDAFACPRPLIEGVKSVGDPFEVLPVVFHALWRAELAVSLDVPLHERVLVGPGDRQGTGGTETAADHLAESVTGRGRWVGAGE; encoded by the coding sequence ATGGCGGTGGCCTTCGAGGATTTGCCTCCGGTGTCCGCGTTCCCGGTGATTCCGGGGCGGCGGTGGGGTCCGGGGCTGTGGTGGTCGGCGACGACCGGCCGTCATGTGGCGTCGGGTTCAAATGCGATGCGGACGCAGTTGATGGTCCTGGACCGTGATCCGCGGGTGGTGGGCATGGCGGGGCGTCCGGTGCGGCTGCTGTGGCGCAATGGGCGTGGGCAGGTGCGCTCGTGGGTGCCGCAGCTCTTTGCCCGCTACGCCGACGGCAGGGGGCTGCTGGCCGACTGTCCCAGCCATGCCGAGGCAGGCGGTGAACGGGCATGGAAGGCTGCTGTGGCGGTGTCCGCGGCGTGTGCAGACATCGGCTGGGCGTATCGGCGTCTGGAGCCGCTGGATGAGGTGCTGGCGGCGAACCTGAAGTGGCTGGCCGGCTACCGGCATTCCCGCAACCGAGGCCGCGAGGGTCTCGCCGAGGCGGTGCGGGATGCCTTCGCGTGCCCGCGGCCGCTGATCGAGGGCGTGAAATCGGTGGGTGATCCGTTCGAGGTCCTACCGGTCGTCTTTCATGCGCTGTGGCGTGCCGAGTTGGCGGTGTCGCTGGATGTGCCGCTGCATGAGCGGGTCCTGGTCGGCCCGGGCGACAGGCAGGGCACAGGCGGTACAGAGACGGCTGCCGATCACCTGGCAGAGTCGGTGACTGGGCGTGGGCGTTGGGTTGGGGCGGGCGAGTGA